The following are encoded together in the Mugil cephalus isolate CIBA_MC_2020 chromosome 18, CIBA_Mcephalus_1.1, whole genome shotgun sequence genome:
- the hnf4g gene encoding hepatocyte nuclear factor 4-gamma isoform X1 produces MKQRREEKRREEKRREEKRREEKRREEKRREEKRRRGMKYPAHQSKSLLDMEVANYCEGLDPSYSTLGFENAEVLYGGGDSMPTEPSLPGSDGVSSNCAICGDKATGKHYGASSCDGCKGFFRRSIRKNHVYTCRFSRQCIVDKDKRNQCRFCRLNKCFRAGMKKEAVQNERDRISSRRSIPDSQDLPPITILAQAESLSQQITTPVGISDISEQKSATVGDVCDSMRQQLLVLVEWAKYIPAFGELPLDDQVSLLRAHAGEHLLLGVAKRSMPFKDFLLLGNGCTIHRNSPEPEISRVANRVLDELVRPFQDIQIDDNEYAALKAIVFFDPDAKSLRDPSKIKAMRLQVQMSLEDYINDRQYDSRGRFGELLLLLPTLQSITWQMIEQLQFIKLCGLAKIDNLLHEMLLGGLTAEPSHLHHSAHTQLAQDPVTGHTLVISTMPVNHTPQIASPDTPIPSPPQAPAQEMYKHFPQPHCPPASPSPSTQTDP; encoded by the exons atgaaacagagaagagaagagaagagaagagaagagaagagaagagaagagaagagaagagaagagaagagaagagaagagaagagaagagaagagaagagaagaagaggaatgaaGTATCCTGCTCATCAGAGTAAATCCCTGTTAGATATGGAAGTAGCCAACTACTGTGAAGGCTTGGATCCCTCATACAGCACGCTGGGCTTTGAGAATGCAGAGGTTCTctatggaggaggag aCAGCATGCCGACAGAGCCGAGCCTACCTGGTTCAGACGGGGTGAGCAGCAACTGTGCGATCTGCGGAGACAAAGCGACAGGGAAACACTACGGGGCCTCCAGCTGCGATGGCTGCAAAGGCTTCTTCAGGCGCTCCATACGCAAGAACCACGTCTACACCTGCAG GTTCAGCAGACAATGCATCGTGGATAAAGATAAGAGGAACCAGTGTCGTTTCTGCAGACTCAACAAATGCTTCAGAGCTGGCATGAAAAAGGAAG CTGTGCAGAACGAGAGAGATCGGATCAGCTCCCGAAGAAGCATCCCCGACTCCCAAGACCTGCCGCCCATTACCATCCTGGCCCAAGCAGAATCACTGTCCCAACAG ATCACTACCCCGGTTGGAATATCGGATATATCGGAGCAGAAGTCGGCCACTGTCGGGGACGTGTGCGATTCCATGAGACAGCAGCTACTCGTGTTGGTGGAATGGGCTAAATATATCCCTGCATTTGGAGAACTGCCTCTGGACGACCAG GTGAGCTTACTCAGGGCTCATGCAGGCGAACACCTCTTGCTCGGGGTTGCTAAACGGTCAATGCCGTTCAAGGACTTCCTGCTTTTAG GTAATGGCTGCACGATCCACAGGAACAGCCCCGAGCCAGAGATAAGTAGGGTGGCCAACAGAGTGCTGGATGAGCTGGTCCGGCCCTTCCAGGACATCCAGATAGATGACAATGAGTACGCAGCTCTCAAGGCTATCGTCTTCTTTGacccag ATGCCAAGTCTTTGCGGGACCCTTCGAAAATTAAGGCCATGCGTCTGCAG gttcAGATGAGTCTAGAAGACTACATTAACGACCGCCAGTACGACTCCAGGGGTCGTTTTGGAGAGCTGTTACTCCTGCTGCCCACCCTGCAGAGCATCACCTGGCAGATGATCGAACAGCTCCAGTTCATTAAGCTGTGCGGCCTGGCCAAGATAGACAACTTGCTGCACGAGATGCTGCTGGGAG GGCTAACAGCTGAGCCCTCACACCTGCACCACTCGGCCCACACCCAGCTAGCCCAGGACCCCGTGACCGGGCACACACTGGTCATCAGCACCATGCCTGTCAATCACACTCCACAAATAG CCTCGCCAGACACTCCAATCCCATCGCCGCCACAGGCTCCTGCCCAAGAGATGTACAAACACTTTCCCCAGCCTCACTGTCCTCCAGCCAGTCCCTCACCTTCCACACAGACAGATCCCTGA
- the hnf4g gene encoding hepatocyte nuclear factor 4-gamma isoform X2, with protein sequence MHIPGRNRNADSMPTEPSLPGSDGVSSNCAICGDKATGKHYGASSCDGCKGFFRRSIRKNHVYTCRFSRQCIVDKDKRNQCRFCRLNKCFRAGMKKEAVQNERDRISSRRSIPDSQDLPPITILAQAESLSQQITTPVGISDISEQKSATVGDVCDSMRQQLLVLVEWAKYIPAFGELPLDDQVSLLRAHAGEHLLLGVAKRSMPFKDFLLLGNGCTIHRNSPEPEISRVANRVLDELVRPFQDIQIDDNEYAALKAIVFFDPDAKSLRDPSKIKAMRLQVQMSLEDYINDRQYDSRGRFGELLLLLPTLQSITWQMIEQLQFIKLCGLAKIDNLLHEMLLGGLTAEPSHLHHSAHTQLAQDPVTGHTLVISTMPVNHTPQIASPDTPIPSPPQAPAQEMYKHFPQPHCPPASPSPSTQTDP encoded by the exons aCAGCATGCCGACAGAGCCGAGCCTACCTGGTTCAGACGGGGTGAGCAGCAACTGTGCGATCTGCGGAGACAAAGCGACAGGGAAACACTACGGGGCCTCCAGCTGCGATGGCTGCAAAGGCTTCTTCAGGCGCTCCATACGCAAGAACCACGTCTACACCTGCAG GTTCAGCAGACAATGCATCGTGGATAAAGATAAGAGGAACCAGTGTCGTTTCTGCAGACTCAACAAATGCTTCAGAGCTGGCATGAAAAAGGAAG CTGTGCAGAACGAGAGAGATCGGATCAGCTCCCGAAGAAGCATCCCCGACTCCCAAGACCTGCCGCCCATTACCATCCTGGCCCAAGCAGAATCACTGTCCCAACAG ATCACTACCCCGGTTGGAATATCGGATATATCGGAGCAGAAGTCGGCCACTGTCGGGGACGTGTGCGATTCCATGAGACAGCAGCTACTCGTGTTGGTGGAATGGGCTAAATATATCCCTGCATTTGGAGAACTGCCTCTGGACGACCAG GTGAGCTTACTCAGGGCTCATGCAGGCGAACACCTCTTGCTCGGGGTTGCTAAACGGTCAATGCCGTTCAAGGACTTCCTGCTTTTAG GTAATGGCTGCACGATCCACAGGAACAGCCCCGAGCCAGAGATAAGTAGGGTGGCCAACAGAGTGCTGGATGAGCTGGTCCGGCCCTTCCAGGACATCCAGATAGATGACAATGAGTACGCAGCTCTCAAGGCTATCGTCTTCTTTGacccag ATGCCAAGTCTTTGCGGGACCCTTCGAAAATTAAGGCCATGCGTCTGCAG gttcAGATGAGTCTAGAAGACTACATTAACGACCGCCAGTACGACTCCAGGGGTCGTTTTGGAGAGCTGTTACTCCTGCTGCCCACCCTGCAGAGCATCACCTGGCAGATGATCGAACAGCTCCAGTTCATTAAGCTGTGCGGCCTGGCCAAGATAGACAACTTGCTGCACGAGATGCTGCTGGGAG GGCTAACAGCTGAGCCCTCACACCTGCACCACTCGGCCCACACCCAGCTAGCCCAGGACCCCGTGACCGGGCACACACTGGTCATCAGCACCATGCCTGTCAATCACACTCCACAAATAG CCTCGCCAGACACTCCAATCCCATCGCCGCCACAGGCTCCTGCCCAAGAGATGTACAAACACTTTCCCCAGCCTCACTGTCCTCCAGCCAGTCCCTCACCTTCCACACAGACAGATCCCTGA